Proteins found in one Methanospirillum hungatei JF-1 genomic segment:
- the cobM gene encoding precorrin-4 C(11)-methyltransferase has translation MNKIWFIGAGPGDPDLITVRGRRLLDCADILIYAGSLVNPELVASSPASEKYDSNGMSLEEMIPIMVKGIREGKTVVRLHSGDPALYGAIVEQIYLLKQEGISVEVVPGVSSLFGAAAALQAQLTLRGVSESVIITRPAGKTLEKDKIFELSETGETMAIFLGTDKLEEITSRLACHPETTAVVVYHATWPDQKIIRGTVQDIAKKAADAGITKSALLLIGDVFAEDPKGHIRSFLYS, from the coding sequence ATGAATAAAATCTGGTTTATTGGTGCTGGACCCGGAGATCCTGATCTCATTACCGTAAGGGGACGAAGACTCCTTGATTGTGCTGACATACTGATATATGCCGGATCATTAGTCAACCCTGAACTTGTTGCAAGCTCTCCGGCCAGCGAAAAGTACGATAGCAATGGCATGAGCCTTGAAGAGATGATCCCCATCATGGTCAAAGGAATCCGTGAGGGAAAGACCGTGGTCAGACTTCATTCTGGAGATCCTGCACTCTATGGGGCTATCGTGGAGCAGATCTATCTACTGAAACAGGAGGGTATATCAGTCGAAGTAGTCCCCGGTGTCTCCTCGCTCTTTGGTGCTGCAGCGGCATTGCAGGCCCAGCTGACTCTCCGGGGAGTATCTGAATCGGTCATCATCACCCGTCCGGCCGGGAAGACACTTGAGAAAGATAAGATATTCGAACTCTCAGAGACCGGTGAGACCATGGCTATCTTTCTGGGGACTGACAAACTTGAGGAGATAACCTCCCGCCTTGCCTGTCACCCCGAGACCACTGCAGTAGTAGTGTACCACGCAACATGGCCGGATCAGAAGATCATCAGGGGAACGGTACAGGACATCGCCAAAAAAGCAGCAGATGCAGGGATTACAAAATCCGCCCTTCTGCTCATCGGTGATGTCTTTGCCGAGGATCCAAAGGGGCATATCAGGTCATTCCTTTACTCATGA
- the cbiG gene encoding cobalt-precorrin 5A hydrolase encodes MNTVVTALPYFQERAERVASAINAEFIHYHSGLFSELYRTTQRIVAIMAIGIVIRNIAPLIHDKWTDPAVVVISPDMQYAIPVLGGHHGANDLVYLLQERCGLTPVITTATEATGREAVEVLANREHLRIVNTRSTRQANASVLTGSAKVYRLPGPGMVIAGSGVSFLVADGPYSVGIGCRLGTSADEIVHAIHSACETAGISQEDIAIYATGGIKTHESGLLDAVRTLGRNIIFLNHSDLSEVAPPSQSAASRFGLPGVAEPAALAVSVHHHLILEKQIYGNVTIAIAE; translated from the coding sequence ATGAATACGGTTGTAACAGCACTCCCCTACTTTCAGGAACGGGCTGAAAGAGTCGCATCGGCAATCAACGCGGAGTTTATCCACTACCATTCAGGATTATTCTCCGAACTCTATAGGACAACACAACGGATTGTTGCGATCATGGCTATCGGCATCGTTATCCGCAATATCGCCCCCCTGATCCATGACAAATGGACTGATCCAGCTGTTGTTGTCATCAGTCCGGACATGCAGTATGCAATACCGGTTCTCGGAGGCCATCATGGTGCAAATGATCTCGTTTACCTGCTGCAGGAGAGATGCGGTCTTACACCGGTCATCACCACCGCCACAGAAGCTACCGGACGGGAGGCTGTCGAGGTTCTGGCAAATAGAGAGCACCTTCGGATTGTCAATACCCGGTCTACCAGGCAGGCAAATGCATCTGTCCTGACCGGGAGTGCCAAAGTATACCGGTTGCCCGGTCCCGGGATGGTTATCGCCGGATCCGGCGTCTCATTCCTTGTTGCTGACGGGCCATATTCGGTTGGTATCGGATGCAGACTGGGGACTTCTGCAGATGAGATTGTTCATGCAATTCATTCCGCTTGTGAAACGGCTGGTATCAGTCAGGAAGATATTGCCATCTATGCAACCGGAGGTATCAAAACCCATGAATCAGGCCTTCTTGATGCGGTCAGAACTCTGGGGCGCAATATCATATTTCTTAATCACTCCGACCTGAGTGAGGTGGCCCCCCCTTCACAGTCTGCTGCGTCACGGTTCGGATTGCCGGGTGTTGCAGAGCCCGCAGCACTTGCTGTATCAGTCCATCACCACCTCATCCTGGAGAAACAGATCTATGGAAATGTCACCATCGCTATCGCAGAATAA
- the cobJ gene encoding precorrin-3B C(17)-methyltransferase — protein sequence MEMSPSLSQNNPNTPTGSLAVVGIGPGSPDMLTIAAEKAIKNADIVIGNDFYINQIPHLLTKQKVIKSQMGKEIDRAKQAITLAHTSHVVMVSGGDPGVYGMAGLILEMAERIAPDLKIDIIPGVTAASAGAALLGAPLTNDFAVISLSDLLTPRDVIEKRIRALCTVGIPIVLYNPKSRTRTNLFEDVIDIAREHLAGETPVGIVKDAYRPDETIIVTTLTDVMDVFDSIDMHTVVFIGGEETRMLRRYADARGMFTPRGYHRKYEF from the coding sequence ATGGAAATGTCACCATCGCTATCGCAGAATAACCCAAACACTCCCACCGGCTCACTCGCTGTCGTCGGGATAGGCCCAGGCAGTCCGGATATGCTGACTATCGCAGCTGAAAAAGCAATAAAGAACGCGGATATCGTCATCGGGAATGACTTTTACATCAACCAGATTCCGCATCTTCTTACGAAACAGAAGGTCATCAAAAGTCAGATGGGCAAAGAGATCGACCGCGCAAAGCAGGCAATTACCCTGGCACACACGAGCCATGTCGTCATGGTATCCGGCGGCGACCCGGGCGTCTATGGAATGGCCGGACTTATCCTGGAGATGGCCGAACGAATTGCGCCGGATCTGAAGATAGACATCATCCCCGGAGTGACGGCAGCAAGTGCCGGTGCTGCTCTGCTTGGGGCACCCCTCACCAATGACTTTGCAGTCATCAGTCTTTCAGATCTTCTGACACCACGTGATGTCATTGAAAAGCGCATCAGGGCATTATGCACGGTCGGGATCCCCATTGTGCTCTATAATCCAAAGAGCCGCACACGAACAAATCTGTTTGAAGATGTCATAGACATCGCACGCGAACACCTCGCTGGTGAAACCCCGGTCGGGATTGTGAAAGATGCCTACCGTCCGGATGAGACGATCATCGTTACCACCCTTACAGATGTCATGGACGTTTTTGATAGTATAGACATGCACACCGTCGTTTTTATTGGCGGTGAAGAGACACGAATGCTCAGGAGATATGCAGATGCCAGAGGAATGTTCACCCCCCGCGGGTACCACCGGAAATATGAGTTCTAA